The following are encoded in a window of Prochlorococcus marinus str. MIT 1013 genomic DNA:
- the cobW gene encoding cobalamin biosynthesis protein CobW — MSDSRLPVTVVTGFLGSGKTTLLRHLLSEAHQRLAVVVNEFGTVGLDGDLLKTCGFCPDDEVDERIVELNNGCLCCTVQEDFLPAMEALLFRSNQLDGIIIETSGLALPKPLLQALNWPAIRSKVFINGVVTLVDGYALSNGSPVGDLKSINEQIINDNSIDHLTPINDLFRDQLISADLVLISRSDLLSAKSFSLARDEVKKQGNSITNILPISNGKIEPSVILGLCKEQNNISRSDQNDHDHDHDHDHDHDHDHDHVDVISEHLRFEFPIDKDLLKEILLKLVPEYKILRIKGRCWIEGKALPLQIQMVGSRFNSWFESANDDSWKPSKAGIDLVSLSLKGGVEKAFESSF, encoded by the coding sequence ATGAGTGATAGTCGTCTACCAGTTACTGTGGTTACTGGGTTTTTGGGTTCTGGCAAAACAACACTCTTGAGACATCTTTTAAGTGAAGCTCATCAACGTCTAGCTGTAGTCGTTAATGAATTTGGAACAGTAGGCTTAGATGGAGACCTTCTTAAAACCTGTGGCTTTTGCCCTGATGATGAAGTAGATGAAAGAATAGTTGAATTGAATAATGGCTGTTTATGTTGCACTGTTCAAGAGGACTTCTTACCTGCAATGGAAGCCTTGCTCTTTAGATCAAATCAGCTTGATGGAATCATTATTGAAACCAGTGGTCTTGCTTTGCCAAAGCCTTTACTGCAAGCTCTCAATTGGCCTGCAATAAGAAGTAAGGTTTTCATTAATGGTGTCGTAACTTTGGTTGATGGATATGCTCTCTCAAACGGAAGTCCAGTGGGTGATTTAAAAAGTATTAATGAACAAATAATAAATGATAATAGTATTGATCATTTAACTCCAATAAATGATCTTTTTAGAGATCAATTGATTTCTGCTGATCTCGTTTTGATTAGTAGGTCTGATTTGCTTTCTGCAAAAAGTTTTTCATTGGCTAGGGATGAGGTGAAAAAACAAGGGAATTCCATTACTAATATTCTGCCAATATCTAATGGAAAAATTGAACCTTCAGTAATTCTCGGCCTTTGCAAAGAACAAAACAATATTTCTCGATCAGATCAAAATGACCATGACCATGACCATGACCATGACCATGACCATGACCATGACCATGACCATGTTGATGTAATAAGTGAGCATTTAAGATTTGAATTCCCAATTGATAAAGATTTATTGAAAGAAATACTTTTAAAACTTGTTCCGGAATATAAAATTCTTCGTATAAAAGGGAGATGCTGGATAGAGGGTAAGGCTTTGCCTCTTCAGATCCAAATGGTTGGATCTAGATTTAATTCATGGTTTGAGAGCGCGAATGATGATTCTTGGAAACCTTCTAAGGCTGGGATTGATTTAGTATCTTTGAGTCTGAAAGGCGGAGTTGAAAAAGCTTTTGAATCTTCCTTTTAA
- the purS gene encoding phosphoribosylformylglycinamidine synthase subunit PurS produces the protein MSLFKARVFVHLRPSVLDPAGEATRSATKRLGIDGVTQLRIGKSIELEIEAANKDEARSKIELMSDRLLANPVIEDWSLEFKDEQKTPIN, from the coding sequence GTGTCTTTATTTAAAGCAAGAGTTTTTGTTCATTTAAGACCTTCTGTTTTGGATCCGGCGGGAGAGGCTACTAGGTCAGCTACTAAGAGATTAGGAATAGATGGAGTTACTCAACTAAGAATTGGTAAATCTATTGAACTTGAGATCGAAGCGGCAAATAAGGATGAAGCCCGATCGAAGATTGAGTTAATGAGTGATCGATTGCTCGCAAACCCTGTTATTGAGGACTGGTCTTTGGAATTTAAGGACGAACAGAAAACTCCCATAAACTAA
- the purQ gene encoding phosphoribosylformylglycinamidine synthase subunit PurQ: MNIGIIVFPGSNCDRDVRWATEGCLGIPTSFLWHETTDLNGYDAIVIPGGFSYGDYLRCGAIARFAPVLNSLISFVDKGGKVIGICNGFQILTELGLLHGALTRNKNLNFICDRANLSIESTKSSWMKNYKKHDSISLPIAHGEGRYQCSNDVLKKLQDDDSIALRYAHNPNGSINDIAGITNKKGNVLGMMPHPERACDDALGNIDGKSILSTLLS; the protein is encoded by the coding sequence ATGAATATCGGAATTATTGTTTTTCCTGGATCGAATTGCGACAGGGACGTCAGGTGGGCTACTGAAGGATGCCTGGGAATTCCTACAAGTTTTCTATGGCATGAAACTACTGATTTAAATGGTTATGACGCAATTGTCATTCCAGGGGGGTTTAGTTATGGAGATTATTTACGTTGTGGAGCAATAGCAAGATTCGCACCTGTTTTAAATTCTTTAATCTCTTTTGTTGATAAAGGTGGAAAAGTTATTGGTATTTGTAATGGGTTTCAAATACTAACTGAACTTGGTCTCTTGCACGGAGCTTTGACAAGAAATAAGAATCTAAATTTTATTTGTGATAGAGCAAATTTATCTATTGAAAGTACAAAATCATCTTGGATGAAAAATTATAAAAAACATGATTCTATTTCACTACCTATCGCTCATGGAGAAGGGAGATATCAATGTAGCAATGACGTCTTGAAAAAATTGCAGGATGATGATTCGATTGCTCTAAGATACGCTCATAACCCAAATGGATCAATCAATGATATTGCTGGAATTACAAATAAAAAAGGAAATGTTTTGGGGATGATGCCACATCCTGAAAGAGCTTGTGATGATGCTTTAGGTAATATTGATGGCAAGTCAATTCTTAGTACACTTCTTTCTTGA
- a CDS encoding class I fructose-bisphosphate aldolase: MALSYYAEELKKTASAIAQPGKGILAVDESTKTVGKRLASIGVENTEDNRKAYRGMLFTTEGLGNFISGAILFEETLFQNHPDGEPMVKKLEKLGIIPGIKVDKGLRPLAGGHDVETFCSGLDGLVERAADYYEQGARFAKWRAVLQITDDGCPSKLSIRENAWGLARYARSVQESGLVPIIEPEILMDGSHSIEKTAAVQEEVIKEVYLACQVNGVLLEGTLLKPSMTVQGADSSTKADPQQVAEMTIRTMERCVPASVPGITFLSGGLSEEAASVYLNLMNKIDRKAKWNVSFSYGRALQHSCLKAWKGSNTSDGQKALIARAQANSEASKGLYVAGSQPSSDEQLFVAGYKY; encoded by the coding sequence ATGGCACTCTCGTACTACGCAGAAGAACTAAAGAAAACAGCAAGTGCCATAGCCCAGCCAGGCAAAGGGATTCTTGCTGTTGATGAATCAACTAAAACAGTAGGTAAAAGGCTTGCTTCAATAGGTGTTGAGAACACTGAGGACAACAGAAAAGCATATAGAGGTATGCTTTTCACCACAGAAGGTCTTGGAAACTTTATAAGCGGAGCGATTCTTTTTGAAGAAACTCTTTTCCAGAACCATCCAGATGGTGAGCCAATGGTTAAAAAGCTTGAGAAGCTAGGAATAATTCCAGGAATCAAGGTTGATAAAGGTCTAAGACCATTAGCTGGTGGACACGATGTAGAAACTTTTTGTTCAGGTTTAGACGGTCTTGTTGAAAGAGCTGCTGATTATTACGAGCAAGGTGCAAGATTTGCTAAATGGAGAGCAGTGCTTCAAATAACAGACGATGGTTGTCCTTCTAAACTTTCTATTAGAGAAAATGCTTGGGGTTTAGCAAGATACGCTAGATCAGTACAAGAATCTGGCTTGGTTCCAATTATTGAACCTGAAATCTTAATGGATGGTTCTCATTCAATTGAAAAGACAGCAGCAGTTCAAGAAGAAGTAATTAAAGAAGTTTACTTAGCTTGCCAGGTAAACGGAGTACTTTTAGAGGGAACTCTTCTAAAGCCATCAATGACGGTTCAAGGTGCTGACAGCTCAACGAAAGCTGATCCTCAGCAAGTAGCTGAAATGACAATCCGTACAATGGAACGCTGTGTACCTGCAAGTGTCCCTGGTATTACTTTCCTTTCAGGTGGCTTGAGCGAGGAAGCTGCATCAGTTTATTTAAATCTGATGAATAAGATCGACAGAAAGGCTAAGTGGAATGTTTCATTCTCATATGGTCGTGCTTTACAACATTCATGTCTAAAAGCATGGAAAGGCTCGAACACGTCTGATGGACAAAAAGCACTCATAGCTAGAGCTCAAGCAAACTCTGAGGCATCAAAAGGATTGTATGTTGCTGGTTCTCAGCCTTCTTCTGATGAACAATTATTTGTAGCTGGATACAAGTACTAA
- a CDS encoding Gfo/Idh/MocA family protein codes for MINTDHPIRIAIAGLGFGESVHIPASLSNKNIELVGLWHPRPERLKEVCNKHNLRAYETWEDLVNDSKVDGIIIATPPAPRYELALEAIKGGKHLLLEKPTCLNSEEVKELQRNALKRNLKIAVDYEYRAVPLFMQAKRIINEKKLDEPYFVKLDWLMSSRANPDRPWNWYSDEDSGGGVLGALGTHAFDMIHWLIGPTHSLSAINSTSIKQRYCTQSKTTKKVTSEDVSISQLQIKSISNNLIPVQVNLSAVTKQSRGFSLEIYGSNGTLILSSDNQNDYVHGFGLWFSTKEEVLKSIQPDSDLSFSKIWTDGRIAPVARIQNWWVQSIKDGTPVIPGLAEGLASQIVCDKIKESNSIGMKLEIN; via the coding sequence ATGATCAATACAGATCATCCGATCCGCATAGCAATTGCAGGACTAGGTTTCGGTGAAAGTGTTCATATCCCTGCATCATTATCTAATAAGAATATTGAGCTTGTGGGATTGTGGCATCCTCGGCCAGAAAGGCTTAAAGAAGTCTGCAATAAGCACAATCTTCGTGCCTACGAGACCTGGGAGGATTTAGTAAATGATTCCAAAGTAGATGGAATAATCATAGCTACTCCGCCAGCACCCAGATACGAGCTTGCACTAGAGGCAATTAAAGGAGGAAAACATCTTTTACTAGAAAAGCCAACTTGCTTAAACTCTGAAGAAGTAAAAGAACTGCAAAGAAATGCCCTAAAAAGAAATTTAAAAATAGCTGTCGATTACGAATATCGAGCGGTTCCTCTGTTCATGCAAGCAAAGCGAATAATTAACGAGAAGAAACTAGATGAACCTTATTTTGTGAAACTAGATTGGCTAATGAGCAGCAGAGCTAATCCAGATAGACCATGGAATTGGTATTCAGACGAAGATTCTGGTGGAGGGGTATTGGGCGCGTTAGGTACCCATGCTTTTGACATGATTCATTGGCTCATTGGCCCAACTCATTCATTAAGCGCAATAAATTCGACTTCAATCAAACAAAGATATTGTACCCAATCAAAAACCACTAAAAAAGTGACAAGTGAAGATGTAAGCATTTCTCAACTACAAATTAAAAGCATTAGTAACAATTTGATTCCAGTCCAAGTAAATCTCTCTGCCGTAACAAAACAAAGCAGGGGTTTTAGTCTAGAAATTTATGGAAGCAATGGAACTCTTATTCTTAGCAGTGACAATCAGAACGATTATGTGCACGGATTTGGGCTGTGGTTCTCAACTAAGGAAGAAGTTCTTAAAAGTATTCAACCAGATTCAGATCTTTCTTTTTCAAAAATTTGGACAGATGGACGAATTGCCCCAGTAGCAAGAATACAAAACTGGTGGGTTCAAAGCATAAAAGACGGTACACCAGTTATTCCAGGCTTGGCTGAGGGATTAGCAAGCCAAATTGTTTGTGACAAGATTAAAGAATCAAACTCGATTGGAATGAAGCTTGAAATCAATTAG
- the accD gene encoding acetyl-CoA carboxylase, carboxyltransferase subunit beta, producing MSLFDWFADRRKGQFVGKVTQESEESDGLWEKCPECGQVVYRKDLIDNCSVCNNCGHHNRIDSKERIRLITDPNTFKSINNHLTPVDPLGFKDRRAYADRLRESQASTGLKDGVITGTCKVNSIPMALAVMDFRFMGGSMGSVVGEKITRLIEHSTKEKLPLLIVCASGGARMQEGMLSLMQMAKISGALERHRDAQLLYMPLLTHPTTGGVTASFAMLGDLILAEPKALIGFAGRRVIEQTLREKLPDNFQTAEYLQDHGFVDTIVPRTELKETLAKILRLHKTQELKLKTNA from the coding sequence GTGTCATTATTCGACTGGTTTGCTGATAGAAGGAAAGGCCAATTTGTTGGCAAAGTCACTCAGGAATCTGAAGAAAGTGATGGACTATGGGAAAAATGTCCAGAATGTGGACAAGTAGTTTATAGAAAAGATTTAATAGATAATTGCAGTGTTTGTAATAATTGTGGGCATCACAATCGAATAGATAGTAAAGAGAGAATAAGACTAATTACTGATCCAAATACATTCAAATCAATAAATAATCATTTAACTCCAGTTGACCCACTAGGTTTTAAAGATCGACGAGCTTACGCAGATAGGCTCAGAGAAAGTCAAGCTAGCACTGGTCTTAAAGATGGTGTAATAACAGGTACATGCAAAGTTAATTCTATTCCTATGGCATTAGCCGTAATGGATTTCAGATTCATGGGTGGCTCAATGGGATCTGTGGTAGGAGAGAAGATCACAAGGCTTATCGAACACTCAACCAAAGAAAAATTGCCATTGTTAATTGTTTGCGCATCGGGTGGTGCTCGAATGCAAGAAGGGATGTTAAGCCTGATGCAAATGGCAAAAATTTCAGGGGCGCTTGAACGACATAGAGACGCACAGTTGCTCTATATGCCTTTACTTACACATCCCACCACTGGAGGAGTTACTGCTAGTTTTGCCATGCTTGGAGATTTAATACTTGCAGAGCCCAAAGCACTTATTGGATTTGCAGGGAGAAGAGTCATTGAACAAACATTGAGAGAAAAACTCCCTGATAATTTCCAAACAGCAGAATATCTTCAAGACCATGGTTTCGTAGATACCATTGTCCCTAGAACAGAACTTAAAGAAACTTTGGCAAAGATACTTCGATTACATAAGACACAAGAACTAAAGTTAAAAACTAATGCATAA
- a CDS encoding prepilin peptidase, whose amino-acid sequence MVIIISFTFILLYMLFSICIEDINTMIIAENKLILLSILGIVYLICKGLSNEKIAVKDLIINNSFSMIIIFIVMYSISYVSYKIFGVNSLGMGDIKLSSISTIWIGIELSFLSLCISFLLSAIYSLHGKITKRIKPFQQYPFAPFLSIGIFCSWIIDKI is encoded by the coding sequence ATGGTGATTATCATATCCTTTACTTTTATACTTTTATACATGTTATTTTCTATCTGTATTGAAGATATAAATACAATGATAATAGCTGAAAATAAATTAATACTATTATCTATATTGGGTATTGTTTACTTAATATGTAAGGGCTTATCAAATGAAAAAATAGCTGTTAAAGATTTAATTATAAATAATTCTTTTTCAATGATTATTATCTTTATAGTAATGTATTCAATAAGTTATGTAAGTTATAAAATTTTTGGAGTAAATTCATTAGGTATGGGTGACATAAAACTCTCTTCTATTAGTACAATATGGATTGGTATTGAATTGAGCTTTTTATCATTATGCATTTCATTTTTATTATCAGCTATATATAGTTTACATGGAAAAATTACTAAACGAATCAAGCCATTTCAACAGTATCCATTTGCGCCATTTCTATCAATTGGGATATTCTGTTCATGGATTATAGATAAGATTTAA
- a CDS encoding phosphoribulokinase: MSKLHPVVAVTGSSGAGTSTVKRAFEHIFAREKIIPAVVEGDSYHRFERMPMKKAMSEALSRGENFSHFGPEANLFDKLEDLFSQYGKTGGGQKRYYLHSPEEAEEHNTRLGTKLDPGQFTPWEDIPTGTDLLFYEGLHGGVVGKDYDVASFADLLVGVVPITNLEWIQKIHRDNAERGYSAETIVDTILRRMPDYINHICPQFSRTDINFQRVPTIDTSNPFICRNIPTPDESFVIIHFRKGSREKWGIDFQYLLGMIHDSFMSSPTSIVVNGGKMGFAMELILTPIIHKMIEEKKAAG; this comes from the coding sequence ATGTCAAAGCTTCACCCAGTAGTAGCTGTAACTGGTTCATCCGGAGCAGGAACAAGCACCGTTAAAAGAGCATTTGAGCATATATTTGCTCGTGAAAAGATTATCCCTGCAGTTGTTGAAGGAGATAGTTATCACCGTTTTGAGAGAATGCCGATGAAAAAGGCAATGTCTGAGGCACTTTCAAGAGGTGAAAATTTTTCTCATTTTGGGCCAGAGGCAAATTTATTCGACAAATTAGAAGACCTGTTTAGTCAATATGGAAAAACTGGTGGAGGTCAAAAAAGATATTATTTACATAGCCCAGAAGAAGCAGAGGAACATAACACACGTTTAGGAACAAAATTAGATCCAGGTCAATTCACTCCCTGGGAAGATATTCCAACAGGAACCGACCTTTTGTTTTATGAAGGACTACACGGTGGAGTAGTAGGAAAAGATTATGATGTGGCTTCATTCGCTGATTTACTTGTTGGTGTAGTACCAATTACCAATCTCGAATGGATTCAAAAAATACATCGAGATAACGCAGAACGAGGATATTCAGCCGAAACAATCGTCGATACAATTTTGAGAAGAATGCCTGATTATATCAATCACATATGTCCTCAATTTAGCCGAACAGATATTAATTTCCAGAGAGTACCGACAATTGATACGTCAAACCCATTTATTTGCAGGAATATTCCAACACCTGACGAAAGCTTTGTAATTATTCATTTCAGAAAAGGTTCAAGAGAAAAATGGGGAATTGACTTCCAATATTTATTAGGAATGATACACGATTCATTTATGTCAAGTCCGACAAGTATTGTTGTCAACGGTGGAAAAATGGGGTTTGCAATGGAACTTATTCTTACACCTATTATTCATAAGATGATAGAAGAGAAAAAAGCAGCAGGATAA
- the leuB gene encoding 3-isopropylmalate dehydrogenase, with protein MKSYKITLLPGDGIGPEITNVTHKILDLISKKFGFEIKFKEMPFGGSAIDSDGIPLPDRTLQECKNSDGVLLAAIGDPKYDELPREKRPETGLLNLRSSLDLFANIRPVKIIPSLTNASSLKEDFVKEVDLVVVRELTSGIYFGEPKGRIKTERGERAFNTMTYTTEEVKRIAEIAFKLAKQRNQKVCSVDKANVLDVSQLWREETILVSSKYKDIELTHQYVDNAAMQLVRNPSQFDVILTGNLFGDILSDIAAMLTGSIGMLPSASLTTNGPGVFEPVHGSAPDIAGKDIANPIAMLLSAAMMLKIAFNEKQAATFLENAINDILTEGYRTSDLMSNQTTKQVGCSQMGELLAEKLK; from the coding sequence ATGAAGTCTTACAAAATAACATTATTGCCAGGAGATGGAATTGGTCCAGAGATAACAAACGTCACTCATAAAATCCTTGACCTCATCTCAAAGAAATTTGGCTTTGAAATCAAATTTAAAGAAATGCCTTTTGGCGGATCAGCTATAGATTCAGATGGTATCCCCTTACCAGATAGAACTCTTCAAGAATGTAAGAACTCTGATGGTGTTTTGTTAGCGGCAATAGGAGACCCAAAGTATGACGAACTACCTAGAGAGAAAAGACCTGAAACAGGTCTACTCAATCTCAGATCTTCTTTGGATCTTTTCGCAAATATAAGGCCAGTAAAAATAATTCCATCCTTAACAAACGCAAGTAGCTTAAAAGAAGACTTTGTTAAAGAAGTTGATTTAGTAGTAGTTAGAGAACTTACTAGCGGTATTTACTTTGGAGAACCTAAAGGGAGGATAAAAACAGAAAGGGGAGAAAGGGCATTTAATACGATGACATACACCACCGAGGAAGTTAAACGAATAGCAGAAATTGCTTTTAAATTAGCCAAACAAAGAAATCAAAAAGTTTGCTCAGTCGACAAGGCTAATGTTTTAGATGTAAGTCAACTATGGAGAGAGGAGACAATATTGGTTTCTAGCAAATACAAAGATATAGAACTTACGCATCAATATGTAGATAACGCAGCAATGCAACTTGTTAGAAATCCAAGCCAATTTGATGTGATTCTTACAGGTAATTTATTTGGAGATATTCTTAGCGACATTGCCGCCATGCTTACAGGCTCAATTGGCATGCTTCCTTCTGCTTCATTAACCACTAATGGGCCAGGTGTCTTTGAACCTGTTCATGGTTCAGCTCCTGACATAGCAGGAAAAGATATAGCTAATCCAATAGCAATGCTTTTATCTGCTGCAATGATGTTAAAAATTGCCTTTAATGAAAAACAAGCAGCAACTTTTTTAGAAAATGCAATTAACGATATCCTAACTGAGGGTTATAGAACTTCTGACTTAATGAGCAATCAGACAACTAAACAGGTTGGTTGCTCTCAAATGGGTGAACTATTGGCAGAAAAATTAAAATAA
- the lpxD gene encoding UDP-3-O-(3-hydroxymyristoyl)glucosamine N-acyltransferase, with protein MQFNEIVENLKQGQSGVVDFKIKNNPVILTAASLDKAKENEISFLDNNSPLDLRNLIKISKASALLLPANDNYIVEMAKKISVDWILLKEPKIAFAETLEFLYPSNIEIEGIHKSAVIGKNVKISPGVSIGANAYIGDNTEIGAGTIVHAGVVVYKNVCIGAKNILHANSVIHSGSTLGDECVINANAVIGGEGFGFVPTSHGWKKMPQVGIVILKNKVEVGSGSTIDRPSVGETIIGEDTKIDNLVQIGHGVTTGKGCAMAAQVGIAGGAQIGDGVILAGQVGVSNRVKIGDRVIASSKTGIVTNIEAGKVVSGFPAIPNKLWLRCSANFKKLPEIAKAIRQLDRRNSR; from the coding sequence ATGCAATTCAATGAAATTGTCGAAAATCTGAAGCAAGGTCAATCTGGCGTAGTTGACTTTAAGATAAAAAACAATCCAGTTATTTTAACTGCAGCTTCTTTAGACAAAGCCAAGGAAAATGAGATAAGTTTTCTTGACAATAATAGTCCATTAGATCTTAGGAATCTCATCAAAATTTCAAAAGCATCTGCTCTATTATTGCCAGCAAATGATAATTATATTGTTGAAATGGCAAAGAAGATTTCAGTTGATTGGATACTACTTAAAGAGCCCAAGATTGCTTTTGCTGAAACATTGGAGTTTCTTTATCCTTCTAATATAGAAATTGAAGGTATACATAAAAGTGCGGTTATTGGAAAGAATGTAAAAATTAGTCCTGGCGTTTCAATTGGAGCCAATGCATATATTGGAGATAATACAGAAATTGGGGCTGGAACTATTGTTCATGCAGGCGTTGTTGTCTATAAAAATGTATGTATTGGTGCCAAAAATATACTTCACGCAAATAGTGTTATTCATTCTGGATCTACACTTGGGGACGAATGTGTAATTAATGCTAATGCCGTTATTGGTGGTGAAGGTTTTGGATTCGTGCCCACATCACATGGATGGAAGAAAATGCCTCAAGTTGGAATAGTTATATTAAAAAACAAAGTAGAAGTAGGTAGTGGATCTACCATTGACAGGCCTTCAGTCGGAGAGACAATAATTGGTGAAGATACAAAAATTGATAACCTAGTTCAAATTGGTCACGGAGTAACTACCGGTAAAGGTTGTGCTATGGCTGCTCAAGTTGGTATTGCTGGCGGAGCACAGATTGGAGATGGAGTTATTCTTGCTGGACAAGTTGGTGTAAGTAATAGAGTCAAAATTGGCGATAGAGTGATAGCCAGTTCCAAAACAGGAATCGTAACAAATATTGAGGCAGGAAAGGTAGTTAGCGGCTTCCCTGCTATTCCCAATAAACTATGGTTGAGATGCTCTGCTAATTTCAAAAAACTACCTGAGATAGCAAAAGCCATTCGTCAATTAGATCGCAGAAACTCCAGGTAA
- the proB gene encoding glutamate 5-kinase translates to MTTWVIKIGTSLLRGNDKYTTFDIINNYCSYISTAQRNGDKVILVSSGAVGLGCHKMSFKTRPKEIISLQASAAIGQLHLMALYEKAMSSFGYKVAQILLTRSELGSRNSYKSASQTLKRLIEWDVIPIVNENDITSNEELKYGDNDTLSALVATAISADQLILLTDIDHLYSSNPKTDSKAKPIRDINNSKELNNLELANEQTSWGTGGIKTKLTAAKIATESGIKVQLADGRSPKTLGELLDGKKIGTVFHPHPNPIGNRKSWLAHAIKPVGEIQLDDGASEAIKNKGASLLLVGVKKVSGSFIANQPVKVMNTDGEEIAKGICSMSSDAIKIGINSRSDTTGSPLVIHRDVLVLTSE, encoded by the coding sequence ATGACAACCTGGGTAATCAAGATTGGTACAAGCCTTTTAAGAGGAAACGATAAATATACAACCTTTGATATCATTAATAATTATTGTTCATACATATCAACAGCTCAAAGAAATGGCGATAAAGTTATACTGGTATCTAGTGGTGCTGTAGGACTTGGATGTCATAAAATGAGCTTCAAAACAAGGCCTAAAGAAATAATCTCTCTTCAAGCTTCTGCTGCAATAGGCCAACTTCATTTAATGGCTTTGTATGAAAAGGCCATGAGCAGTTTTGGATATAAAGTTGCACAAATATTATTAACTAGGTCAGAATTGGGCTCAAGAAATAGTTATAAATCTGCTTCGCAGACATTAAAAAGATTAATTGAATGGGATGTTATACCAATAGTAAATGAAAATGATATAACCTCAAATGAAGAGCTAAAATATGGCGATAATGATACTTTATCTGCATTAGTTGCAACAGCAATATCTGCTGATCAATTAATATTGTTAACTGATATTGACCATCTGTACTCTTCTAATCCAAAAACCGACAGCAAAGCCAAGCCAATCAGAGATATCAATAATTCAAAGGAATTAAATAATTTAGAACTAGCAAATGAGCAAACTTCCTGGGGGACTGGAGGAATAAAAACCAAATTAACTGCTGCAAAGATAGCTACTGAAAGCGGAATAAAAGTGCAATTAGCAGATGGCAGATCTCCTAAAACATTAGGCGAATTACTTGATGGAAAAAAAATAGGAACTGTTTTCCACCCACATCCAAACCCTATCGGGAATAGAAAAAGTTGGTTAGCACATGCAATTAAACCAGTTGGAGAAATACAGTTAGATGATGGTGCTAGTGAAGCTATCAAAAATAAAGGCGCTTCCCTTTTGTTAGTTGGCGTGAAAAAAGTGAGTGGGAGTTTTATTGCTAATCAACCTGTAAAAGTTATGAATACTGATGGAGAAGAAATTGCTAAAGGAATTTGCTCTATGAGTAGTGATGCTATAAAGATAGGAATTAATTCAAGATCCGACACAACAGGATCTCCCCTAGTTATTCACAGAGATGTTCTGGTTCTAACAAGTGAATAA
- a CDS encoding YqeG family HAD IIIA-type phosphatase, translated as MIRINIKELLIPHWKVNDKISKISIDDLLSKNIKALILDVDGTLISGNKPVLSTDIKDWIENSKKYFYTYLFSNNPSKNRIKLIADELDLAFTYSGSKPSKKKLKKILDKIPYSSNEVAIVGDRVFTDILVGNRLGMYTILVDSVDYYGNKIEKNNFQSIERYLAKIITGDLL; from the coding sequence ATTATCAGAATAAACATAAAAGAATTACTTATTCCACATTGGAAGGTAAACGATAAAATCTCAAAGATTTCGATAGATGATTTATTATCGAAAAATATTAAAGCATTAATACTTGATGTAGATGGAACATTAATCTCTGGGAACAAGCCAGTATTATCAACTGATATTAAAGATTGGATTGAAAATTCAAAAAAATACTTTTATACTTACTTATTTAGCAACAATCCATCTAAAAATAGAATAAAATTAATTGCTGATGAATTAGATTTAGCATTTACATACTCTGGTAGTAAACCAAGTAAAAAAAAGTTAAAGAAGATCCTAGATAAAATTCCATATTCATCAAATGAAGTAGCAATCGTTGGAGATAGAGTTTTTACAGATATTCTTGTAGGCAATAGATTAGGAATGTATACAATATTGGTAGATTCAGTAGATTATTATGGAAACAAAATTGAAAAAAATAATTTTCAATCCATAGAAAGATACCTAGCAAAAATTATAACTGGAGACTTATTATGA